The DNA region ATATACAAAACAGGCATGTCCCTTCTTGTCATTGACACTGAAAATAAGTTTGTTTCTACTGGTTTTGCCAAGGAGGTTGCAAGAGTCGCTCAAGGTTAGTCACTCAATGTTCTTCAATCTGGACTGTATGTCAGATGTAGCTTTAATATTTTACCACATGGGTTGAGCTTTTCTATTTTAAACCTAAACCACCTACTTCATTCATTATAAAAGAGACTCTTGTTTGTAACACTGAGCCGCGTGATAGAATAGAGGAAAAATAAGCAACGCACAACAAAGAGTGAAGAGAGcgtattttctttcttcttggagGCACTGCTCAGGCTTTTGGAGAAGCcttaagagagaaagaaaagaaagccaGCCACTGTTTGTCCTGAACAAAAGAGACATTTGTACTTATGTTTTTTCCTTTGggaaaaaatatttgttgtgtGAGAGAGTGAAATTTGGGTGTATTAGGACTTTAAGTTCTGGATAGTTTTCTCTGCACTGTTTTTATATTTCAtctttgatagtgaatttcttcgtgaTCGTTTCTGCCGATAGGTATACCTCATATTGAGAACCAAGCAAATCTTGGTGTTCTTGTGTGtaattattttgtcttatttaagCTCATTCAAAGCCTTGTTCTGCaggaaaatattattacttGCCAAATGCTTCAGATGCCGTAATCTCAGCTGCAACTAGAGAAGCATTATCAGCCTTAAAAAGCTCATGAACCATCTAAAAGTGTTATTTTTGGCTAACAAAATTGTAATTGCGTTGTTTTACTACCAAACCTTTTATTTACATATAATTGTGTAATTTATTCCACCTGTCCCTTGCCCCCTTGGTAAAATCCTTTCTTTTGTTGTAATCTTCCcaagttttagttttgttactGTGAGTGATAGTGGCACTTTCTTGATGTTTTTGCTAAATTTATTCAAAGTATAGAATAATGGAAGTGGGGGTAATCCTGAATTCACTTCTTATCAAGCAAAGTTGTTTACTATTTACATGTAGAATCATAAGGTTGAAGGTTGACTTACTGAGAGACTCACATTCTTACTGATTATTCTGTTCCTTTGAATTCTAACCTAAATGATGATATCTAGTTGCCTTATAGATTAGGTATGCTTCTCCCTTCTAATGCTTTTATTTAATAGCATATTCAAAcatagccaaaaaaaatatatatatatatttcctcaaaattttctaacaaatcctaataggatgATAGTTATATGATAATCGTATGACagaattataaaattaatacaAGCCCTTCTAACTCTTTGATTGCTACCACTACACTAATTGCACAATCGTGCAATCGACGGGTACGTGGGGCTTTAGCGTACCAACAATTTCCTTGACTTTAGATTGCTGCAAATAACATAATCATATCATAAGTACAAGTCCataagaaagtaaaataaaagttcaGAATACTCTCAACTCATAATATATTCAAGTTTCCTCTTCAAATTTACATAGGCGTTCGGTTGCATTTCAGAGTACCTTATAGTACCTTATATTCAATGTAAACAACTCGAGACATAACTTCATTCTCTAAAGATTATAAATTAGTATCCAAATTACATCATTATTATAGCCTTCCAATTTCACAAACATATACAATATCACAATCTTATTAACCAGTTGGAAGGATGAAgaaaaagcatgtgagaagaTTGGTAGAAGACTTGTAGCTTGCAACAATAGTTGAGACTTTAATTTAGTCATAAGTAAAATAACCATTTACCTTGTACAACTGAGTTACTTTTACAGAAAGTAAATTACTCTTTGATTGGCCATCTgctcaaataaaatttaaactggTCGGCTACTCGGCCATCTATGGTAGGTCCTACATAGAACCTCTTAGGGTAGCTGTCTAATAATTTGAGTATTTAATTGTTGTGGATCTTTATCCTTCTGTAAAAGTcttatctttttaaataaaaacatttgagacttttttcatgtaaaaaaaaataatttaatcatttcacataagaatttaaatagtaattaatgaaagaaaaatataatttaccccccccaaaaaaaaaaaaaaaagagtgaactTTGAGTTATTTGGGTTATTCCTATTTGTTGAGGGTGATTTCGAATTTTGAAACCCAAggcgctctctctctccctctgccACTCGATTTGGAGCTCGCTCACTCTCTCTGTTTTTCAAATTCCTTCGTCGCGCGTTTTCTCGCCTCACAATCAGACTCACACCCAGAGGTAATTCGCGTTGGCTTTAATGTTTCAACACTTCTAGggtttctttaccttttctctCATCCCATTACCTTCCGTTTGGCTGCCCAGAAATCTTCTCATTTTCCGTCATTTGCTTTATAAACCGAAGTAACCGAGACCAAATAGGGCTTACGGTTCCTGATGTATGCGAGACTCGGGGGCTCTGAGAATTTGTTTGTTGCTACGAATtcagaaattattattatttttaaacgaaatcCAGTGATTGTTATCTTCCTTTATAAATtgaagtatgtttttttttcttttcttggcaGATGGAAGCTCTATATTCGAAGCTCTACGATAAGTACACTAAACTCAAGGTGTCTCACAGCTCTtcacttttctttctattcctTTTGTACTGTAGAAATTAACTAATGTGATACTGTTTATATGCTTAGTATCCATTTATATTATAATGCTATGTTTGGTCACTGAGAATTTTGTGAGGTTAGATTGTTTCAAGTCTTTTaagattatttattttggttctTAAGAATATGGGAAACCAATTTAGTTGGCAATTGATTTTTTTACCATATTTAAGAACCACACAGTATAAAATATacagttctttttttcttttcttttttctccccttacacatgctttttcttttttcctttttttgcaGACAGAGAAATGGTCTCAATTGGATAAGCTAAGTAAAGAtcaagaaataaaatttgtgaATTGTGTGAATGGTATGTATTTTCCCGTTTATACTCTCCGTGCATTGGCCCCTTTTTTTATGGTTTCTTTTGTGACCATCTCAAGTCTACCGTCACGATTCTGCTGCAATATTTAAAAGCTGggtgttatgattttttttttttttttttttttttctgggtatACCAATTGAACATCAGGATGGTTATACTTCTTGTAACGAAATTTGTCATACATTCTGAACTTGGATCCCATACTTATGCTTGAAAACATCCACTTGTAGAAGGTTTTTCTGGAACATTTGCATGTGGTCTCTTGGTTGTTCAGGCCTGATTGCTTTGTGAAactgtaaaataaaatatctgAATAGTAAAAATTGTGTGAGTTTTTTTAGATCGCAATTACTTGGGATAGGCATACAAACCTTTGCCGCTCTATTTGTATCTTGGTTCAAATTCTAGCTCACTAGCAAATGTCCTCCATAACCGACATGGATTTTTGGAACTGTCTCTGGTATTGTTGTTCTTCTGTTCCTCAATCAGTTTGATGAGTCGTTGGTCAAAACTATGGGTTCCTTCTCAGTTTTCTATTCACTTAGTGATTTTGATCAAGCAGGGTACCTTGCTATCGGCTTGGGCATAAACAACCCTATAAAgtatggtttttctttttcacttaaACTTAGAGAACCCTGTTAAGCTGATTGAAGCTAATAACAGTCGTCATCAATTGTACTCTACTGCACTGCTATTACAGTCACAAAAGTTAAAGCTCAAGCTTTAAGCTTCTAATGAAGTAAACTGTTTCATCACAATTTCCTCGCTTGTTGCAGCTGCAGAGGAGCTGATACAACActtaagaaatgaaaatgacCAATTGCATGCTCAGATTGATGACTTGAGAAATGAAGTGGCTTCAATCAGGCATGCATTCCTACTTCATGTTAAATTTTTGCTTTGCTTAGTATTGTTGTTTGCCCCCTCTTTTTAAGTACCACTTATTGAACTTTTGGTGGAGCCCAAATGTTGTGTAAAGTTGAAGAAACCTTGATATTTCTTTCATTGACATGTGGTGAATATATACGCACACACACAAGCTGTACATGGCCCCAGCCCCTTGGTTGTTGGGTTGCTGTCAGAAAAAATATTACAGCAACTAAATTATTATACAAATTAGATCCAGATTCGAGACATAATACatacatttgaatttaaattcTCAATTATAGTTTTCCCTTCTCCAATTTCAGGTACGTTTAGTATGTCTAATGATAACAGAATCTAAAATATATGTTACTTTCATTTTCAGGTCCACCAATGATGAACAATTTGCTGactaccaaaaaaatttaatggaagaGAGCCAGAAGAGTAAGACATCTGGATTAGTTAATTGGTGCTGCTTGTAACTCTTATACTGGCTTACTAGTTTGGTGTGTTAGCATTTGCATCATGGCGTTTCTTAATGTTGTTTCAGCATAGACAACGTTAATGAATACTTGTTTACcggaataaagaaaaaaatactgcttttgtattgttatttgtttaatgaATACTTCCTTAccgggaaaaaagaaaaaagtactgcTTTGATGTGACTACATCTAAAGGgggcttttttttcttctttaaaaagaAACTAGTAAATTTCAGCCCATATGAATCTTCAATTGACTTTTGTAAATAAACAAAAGTTTGTTGTAAACCTTAATTGTTAGTAATTATGGTAATATGTCTGTCATATGATTAATCAATTCATCTTTATTCTGACTGTCGATCAATTCCCTTTCATCATTAAGAGGATAAATTTATGTCAGATAAAGCTCTTGCTGAAGAATTAGAAAAGCTCCAAAAGCTACGGCAGGAGGGAATTTTGGGTAGTATAAAGGATGGTGCAAACGTTAATGCACAAGTTATATCGGAAGTGTCCAATAGCTCATCCAGAATAATGACAAGAAAACGTAGCAGGCTTTCTGGCTCTGTGAGTCAAGATGATGCCATGCAAAGAGAAGCGGCAAAAAACTCGTCCAAGGAAACTGTGTACAGTAATGCTGTTGTAAATGTTCAGCAGGTATATCAGTTAATCCTGCATACTTTGAGCggaaattgttgatttatctttttctttctgacCACTTTTGTGTAACCATCCAGCCGGAATGCTGTAGAAGAACTATTGACGCATCAGGTTGGTGTTGGAAATGAATTCTCTGATATTTTACATGGCATTATGTTTTTGGTTTACCTTATGAATTGATAGTATTTTTTAGGCGGTGCCCTGAAAGAAAGCGGCTCTGCTAACTGCTTCTTTCAAGCTTTTGTTGAGTACTTGGTGGGCATGAAACTATCAGCGGTTACTCAAACTGAAGGCATGTGTATCTCAGCCCTGCATCAATCAAGTGGTAATTCATCAATCtggaattattattttaattccttGACTTTGGTGTACCAATATTTCTTTGGCTAAACTACAAACTGGTCCTGcaagtttggttttgtagccaaTTTGGTCTCTCAAGTTTTGATTTGGTCAATTTACTTCATACTTGTAGATCACAATCAATGTAATCCTTCTGTCCACATCCGTTAACTAGACATACGCTAAGTCTTTAAAATGGCTCAATACCACAagtgtttcaaaaaatttaaaagttttccCCAATTTCACTTAACTCACCAAAAAAAGAGACCTAAAAAACTACAAATTTCTTTAGAACGACTATGCAAGCGAGTTACTGGTCATATACGGTGTTGCATTTCACCTCCCCAGCCATGATATCACGTGCACTGCCATCCTCTCTTTAGTGGCTGTCTTCCCTTCAAATATCGCCACCACTCCCCCCTCATTCAAAATCACCTCTGCCACCAATTTAGGCCTCGCTTTACATTTAGACTACCACTATACCCATCCCTAACCACCCTGTGGGCCATCCTAACTGCTGGGCTGGGGGATGACGACTGGTCTACCCAAAGGTACAACAGTAGTGCAGACAAAAGCACACGTATCCTCTAAAACACTGCCAACATAAGCATGAACTCCAATCTCTCCATGTTACCTGAAATGATTCTCATCAACAGCCAACGTGCATGCTTGCACTTCCACAGCCTAATTGCAATGAAGACAGAAATTTCATATTTACTGTAGAAATGGGTGAATGTGTTGATAGTTTTATATTTCCTTCCACCTATTTTGATACATAAAAGATAAACAGTTATGTTAGGTACTGGATTAGTACTTTAAATCTACTTAGCAAAAGAGTTTGTTTATGGGTTGCTAGAACATGTCATGCATTATGATGTGTATTTACCATGGTGATTGAGGTCTTATTTGGAGATAAACATTTTCCTCCTTCATTTTGGTGTCATCCCTTAGCACTTCAACACATCTGATCCTTTTTTTGGCATATGCTCCAGTCTTTTCAAGCAGATTTTTCCTCTTCTGGATTTGCATCCATCTGCTTCTTTGACTTTGCAGGGGCTTAATCAATTGTTGAATGCTTCTAAAGACGTAATCTGATGAAACTTATGTCCTTATCCCTTGAAACTTGTCAGATACATCATAAACACATcattattaggaaaaaaatgttGTAAAGTATATACTTTTGCCATTGATCTTTGGATTGAATGGCTCTCCTTCCCCATACACAAGGGAAGGAAGATGGGGTCCAGGTTCGACCCTATAAAGTACGTGAGTTGTGTTTTCccaaagcaaaaagaaaaaaaagaaaaaaagaaaaaagaaagaacatatCCAATACTGCTTGGGCTCTCCTACACGCATATTAGCCATACCTCAAGCATTACGATGCAACCTTTTTTCTTATGGAAAAAGAATATTATCTttagaaaacaccaaagaagTGTCTATGACATAATTTTGACTAATGTTCAAATCAAGGATGTCTgcatgataaaaattaaaataaaaaactatggTTCAAATAAGAATGGTCATATTGGTATCATACACATACCCAATATAGAGCTAAAAAAAGCTTGTTTATTTGTGTCTACTCGAGCCTCTAAGACCTCCCACAATTTAACTTTCTGCACACGTTGGCATGTTGCTTTCTAGGCAGAGTTTTTCAGTCAGTATTTCTTGGGCAATATCGGCTTAATTGGAATTCTTAGTAGAACTCAGTTTTGGCTTCAAGCATATCATGGATTGGTTACTACATATTGAACAGTACTTTCTGATCATTGTCATATCAGGGTACTCATTCAGTCTAACATGGGTAAATAAAGCAGCTGGAGAGGAAGCACAACTGCTGTACCGTGTCTTATCATTGGGGACATTTGAGAGAGTAGCACCAGAATGGATGAGGGAAGTCATTATTTTCAGCACAAGCATGTGCCCAGTCTTCTTTGAAAGGGTTTCCCGTGTTATCAAACTGCACCACTAGTGGCCCTCTTCCCAATCTCAGTCTAGATTGATGTTTCTGACAAATCTGAAATCCTGCAAGCCCTTGTAAATCAGCGGCTGCGGCAATGGACTTAATAGGCTGATCTAACCATCTTTCTGCATTAGACCAGGGAAGTAAGCACTTTGTTATAAACTGAAAGATCTTATATGTAAAAATCCTATGATTCATGGGTATTATTGGTTAGACGTAtgattttctcaacaaaaaaaaaaatctcagaaTGTATTCAATGTACAACTTGCTCATACAAGGATTGggttttctttataatttaaaGGTAGTGAATGATATGCGAATGAGAATTTGTgttgaaattgaaatattagggTTTCATGCAAGTCCTTTTCTTTGTTGGTTAGGAACCATCATAACATAACAGCTGCTCATTATATTGTGGCAAGTGGATTCAGTTGTATGCTCTGAAAACTGTAACAAAAAGCCTTAACTCACCTCTTGCAGTAAATTCAAGATA from Corylus avellana chromosome ca10, CavTom2PMs-1.0 includes:
- the LOC132164071 gene encoding uncharacterized protein LOC132164071 → MEALYSKLYDKYTKLKTEKWSQLDKLSKDQEIKFVNCVNAAEELIQHLRNENDQLHAQIDDLRNEVASIRSTNDEQFADYQKNLMEESQKNKALAEELEKLQKLRQEGILGSIKDGANVNAQVISEVSNSSSRIMTRKRSRLSGSVSQDDAMQREAAKNSSKETVYSNAVVNVQQPECCRRTIDASGGALKESGSANCFFQAFVEYLVGMKLSAVTQTEGMCISALHQSSGYSFSLTWVNKAAGEEAQLLYRVLSLGTFERVAPEWMREVIIFSTSMCPVFFERVSRVIKLHH